A single region of the Longimicrobium sp. genome encodes:
- a CDS encoding NRDE family protein: MCLVLIAWDSHPTHRLIVVANRDEFYARPTAPAGWWDDAPQVLAGRDLRDGGTWMGVTRAGRFAAVTNYREPQMYRQGAPSRGFLVANFLLSRAPSLGFAAGLMPVAPGFNGFNLLLFDGTTLAWTSNRAAGARTLPPGVYGLSNHLLDTPWTKVVSGKADLRAALAAPEAELEARLFASLARRDPAPEAELPSTGIEPERERALSSAFIATPEYGTRCSTVLLLTRDGEVTFVERTTTLPATDGFTEVRHPFRVDQPG; this comes from the coding sequence ATGTGCCTGGTCCTGATCGCCTGGGATTCGCACCCCACGCACCGGCTGATCGTAGTCGCCAACCGCGACGAGTTCTACGCGCGCCCCACCGCCCCGGCGGGCTGGTGGGACGACGCGCCGCAGGTGCTGGCCGGGCGCGACCTGCGCGACGGCGGCACCTGGATGGGGGTGACGCGCGCCGGCCGCTTCGCCGCCGTGACCAACTACCGCGAGCCGCAGATGTACCGGCAGGGCGCGCCGTCGCGGGGCTTCCTGGTCGCCAACTTCCTGCTCAGCCGCGCGCCGTCGCTCGGGTTCGCGGCGGGGCTGATGCCGGTGGCGCCCGGCTTCAACGGCTTCAACCTGCTGCTCTTCGACGGGACCACGCTGGCGTGGACCTCCAACCGCGCCGCCGGCGCGCGGACGCTGCCGCCGGGGGTGTACGGGCTCAGCAACCACCTGCTCGATACGCCGTGGACCAAGGTGGTGAGCGGCAAGGCCGACCTGCGCGCCGCGCTCGCCGCGCCGGAGGCGGAGCTGGAGGCGCGCCTCTTCGCCTCGCTCGCGCGCCGCGACCCCGCGCCCGAGGCCGAGCTTCCGTCCACGGGAATCGAGCCGGAGCGCGAGCGGGCGCTCTCCAGCGCGTTCATCGCCACGCCGGAGTACGGCACGCGCTGCTCCACCGTCCTCCTCCTCACCCGCGACGGCGAGGTCACCTTTGTCGAGCGCACGACGACGCTCCCCGCGACGGACGGCTTCACCGAAGTTCGCCACCCCTTCCGCGTCGACCAGCCCGGCTGA
- a CDS encoding metallophosphoesterase family protein, translating into MPSRRRISIPHPLSISLAVAVLVALAACSRDRTPAGTPPHTSIVAAGDIAGCWWRSDESTARLLDHISGVVAPLGDNVYQAGTRAQYRDCYAPTWGRHRARTRPAIGNHDMRTEEGAAYYEFFGAAAGPRGKGWYSYDLEGWHVVVLNSEVGIDSTSEQVGWLRADLAAHPVKCTLAYMHRPRFSSGEHGDSERMKPAFRALYDGGVDVVLGGHDHVYERFAPQDPAGRKDRNRGVRQFVVGTGGAPFYDFHEKLDDNSEVHQNRVHGVLRLVFHPDGYDWEFVGVNDDFEDHGHGDCH; encoded by the coding sequence GTGCCGAGCCGCCGCCGCATCTCCATCCCCCATCCCCTCTCCATCTCCCTTGCCGTTGCCGTGCTCGTCGCGCTCGCCGCGTGCTCGCGCGACCGGACGCCCGCGGGAACGCCGCCGCACACGTCGATCGTGGCGGCGGGCGACATCGCCGGGTGCTGGTGGCGCAGCGACGAGTCGACGGCGCGGCTGCTGGACCACATCTCGGGCGTGGTGGCGCCGCTGGGCGACAACGTGTACCAGGCCGGCACGCGCGCGCAGTACCGCGACTGCTACGCGCCCACCTGGGGGCGCCACCGCGCGCGCACCCGCCCGGCGATCGGCAACCACGACATGCGCACCGAGGAGGGCGCGGCGTACTACGAGTTCTTCGGCGCCGCCGCGGGGCCGCGCGGGAAGGGGTGGTACAGCTACGATCTGGAGGGATGGCACGTGGTGGTGCTGAACAGCGAGGTCGGCATCGACTCCACCTCCGAGCAGGTGGGATGGCTGCGCGCGGACCTGGCGGCGCACCCGGTGAAGTGCACCCTGGCGTACATGCACCGCCCCCGCTTCAGCTCCGGCGAGCACGGCGATTCGGAGCGGATGAAGCCCGCCTTCCGCGCGCTGTACGACGGCGGCGTGGACGTGGTGCTGGGCGGGCACGACCACGTGTACGAGCGCTTCGCGCCGCAGGACCCGGCGGGGCGCAAGGACCGGAACCGCGGGGTGCGCCAGTTCGTGGTGGGCACCGGCGGGGCGCCGTTTTACGACTTCCACGAGAAGCTGGACGACAACAGCGAGGTGCACCAGAACCGGGTGCACGGCGTGCTGCGGCTGGTGTTTCACCCCGACGGCTACGACTGGGAGTTCGTGGGGGTGAACGACGACTTCGAGGACCACGGCCACGGCGATTGCCACTGA
- a CDS encoding OsmC family peroxiredoxin, which yields MPTRNASAVWEGGLQQGKGRFAGESGAISGSYSFGSRFGDAGGTNPEELLAAAEAACFSMALAVGLEQAGHTATRVETKAACTVEKQPDGFRITTMKLQSRVVAPGIDDAQFQQIATATKAGCPVSKALAGVDIQLEATLESTS from the coding sequence ATGCCGACACGCAACGCGAGCGCCGTCTGGGAAGGCGGGCTGCAGCAGGGCAAGGGCCGGTTCGCGGGGGAGAGCGGCGCGATCTCGGGGAGCTATTCGTTCGGCTCGCGCTTCGGCGACGCGGGGGGGACGAATCCCGAGGAGCTGCTGGCGGCGGCCGAGGCGGCGTGCTTCAGCATGGCGCTGGCGGTGGGGCTGGAGCAGGCGGGGCACACCGCCACCCGCGTGGAGACGAAGGCGGCCTGCACGGTGGAGAAGCAGCCGGACGGCTTCAGGATCACCACGATGAAGCTGCAAAGCCGCGTGGTGGCGCCGGGGATCGACGACGCGCAGTTCCAGCAGATCGCCACGGCGACCAAGGCGGGCTGCCCGGTGAGCAAGGCGCTCGCCGGCGTCGACATCCAGCTCGAGGCGACGCTCGAATCGACGTCGTAA
- a CDS encoding S41 family peptidase: protein MRTRTLLAAALLATTALPIALAAQAPAPVAERRLDAATRRAVVDSAAKLLIANYAFADTGRMLAAHLRARLAAGAFDGAATEAQLGEALTREMQAFNHDGHLYTAYRPAAGTPAAMALASWKNGGPMRGGPRQLTAEEVAAQRRANYGFARVEKLDGNVGYLEITQFMTGDEATQAIDAAMAFLGHVDAMIVDVRRNGGGNQMAHYVASWFLPDGTPQTWNYTRIAGDTMKNVSVPVGGAKRLNIPVYVLTSGRTFSAAEAFAFTLQSAGRARVVGTRTGGGGYNNMMFPLTDQMGISISIGHGFYPTTGRGWEGAGVQPDIATTTAEQALAAAHADALKTLAERETDPMRRQELAWTRETVESALHPVALDPAAIAAYAGTYGNRVVSVDGGRLMYQRRADRPADALTAITATEFAPTPAERIDFVRDASGAVIALRVRTAAGDVTTLRKTN, encoded by the coding sequence ATGCGTACGCGTACCCTCCTCGCCGCAGCCCTGCTCGCCACGACGGCGCTCCCCATCGCCCTCGCCGCGCAGGCGCCCGCGCCGGTGGCCGAGCGCCGGCTGGACGCCGCCACGCGCCGCGCGGTGGTCGACAGCGCGGCGAAGCTCCTGATCGCCAACTACGCCTTCGCCGACACGGGGCGGATGCTGGCAGCGCACCTCCGCGCCCGCCTGGCCGCCGGCGCGTTCGACGGCGCGGCCACCGAGGCGCAGCTGGGCGAGGCGCTAACCCGCGAGATGCAGGCGTTCAACCACGACGGCCACCTCTACACCGCCTACCGCCCCGCCGCGGGCACCCCGGCCGCCATGGCGCTGGCGTCTTGGAAGAACGGCGGCCCCATGCGCGGCGGCCCGCGCCAGCTCACGGCCGAGGAGGTGGCGGCCCAGCGGCGCGCCAACTACGGCTTCGCCAGGGTGGAGAAGCTGGACGGGAACGTGGGCTACCTCGAGATCACCCAGTTCATGACCGGCGACGAGGCCACCCAGGCAATCGACGCGGCGATGGCGTTCCTGGGCCACGTGGACGCCATGATCGTGGACGTGCGGAGGAACGGCGGCGGCAACCAGATGGCCCACTACGTGGCCAGCTGGTTCCTGCCCGACGGCACGCCGCAGACGTGGAACTACACGCGCATCGCGGGCGACACCATGAAGAACGTGAGCGTGCCCGTGGGCGGCGCCAAGCGGCTGAACATCCCCGTCTACGTGCTGACCAGCGGGCGCACCTTCTCGGCGGCCGAGGCGTTCGCCTTCACCCTGCAGTCCGCCGGCCGCGCCAGGGTCGTGGGGACGCGCACGGGCGGCGGGGGATACAACAACATGATGTTTCCGCTGACCGACCAGATGGGCATCTCCATCTCCATCGGCCACGGTTTCTATCCCACCACCGGGCGCGGCTGGGAGGGCGCCGGCGTGCAGCCCGACATCGCCACGACCACGGCCGAGCAGGCGCTGGCCGCCGCGCACGCCGACGCGCTGAAGACGCTGGCGGAGCGGGAGACGGATCCGATGCGCAGGCAGGAGCTGGCGTGGACGCGCGAGACCGTCGAGTCCGCGCTGCACCCGGTCGCGCTGGACCCGGCGGCGATCGCGGCGTACGCCGGGACCTACGGCAACCGCGTGGTGAGCGTGGACGGCGGACGCCTGATGTACCAGCGCCGCGCCGACCGCCCCGCCGACGCGCTGACCGCCATCACCGCCACCGAGTTCGCGCCCACGCCCGCCGAGCGCATCGACTTCGTGCGCGACGCGTCCGGCGCCGTCATCGCCCTGCGCGTCCGCACCGCCGCCGGCGACGTGACCACGCTGCGGAAAACGAACTGA
- a CDS encoding thiamine pyrophosphate-dependent enzyme, with protein MKRFAAYDPPEYLDWTADPELLRQYRERIDADPERRAAIRALSQDGLLAIYAGLLRNRLHDVALKRWVKNGVISKAWLGTGEEAVTIGPVHALRRSGPDHDVVAPMIRNAGSCHEMGMPIAEIFRTYLGTADGPNGGRDLHVGDLRYGVLSPISNIGDVPPVISGIALSFLQRGQDRVGMTWIGDGSTKHAGIHEALNFAGVKRLPVIFIIQNNQVALGTRVAVHSAGAFDDWPAMYGLAGGRFDGNHVLDAYGAARVAADRARAGEGATLLVTDTFRMGGHATHDEREARSLFSADTFREWGKRDPVGMYEAWLEGEGIARDVLERIEAEVTAEVDAAAEEALKSRDAAMPAGESAELGVYAAA; from the coding sequence ATGAAGCGCTTTGCCGCGTACGATCCCCCCGAGTACCTGGACTGGACCGCCGACCCCGAGCTGCTGCGGCAGTACCGCGAGCGCATCGACGCCGACCCCGAGCGCCGCGCCGCCATCCGCGCGCTGTCGCAGGACGGGCTGCTGGCGATCTACGCCGGCCTTTTGCGCAACCGGCTGCACGACGTGGCGCTGAAGCGCTGGGTGAAGAACGGGGTGATCAGCAAGGCGTGGCTGGGCACCGGCGAGGAGGCCGTGACCATCGGCCCCGTGCACGCGCTGCGGCGCAGCGGCCCGGACCACGACGTGGTGGCGCCCATGATCCGCAACGCGGGCTCGTGCCACGAGATGGGGATGCCCATCGCCGAGATCTTCCGCACCTACCTGGGCACCGCCGACGGGCCCAACGGCGGGCGCGACCTGCACGTGGGCGACCTGCGCTACGGCGTGCTCTCGCCCATCTCCAACATCGGCGACGTGCCGCCGGTGATCAGCGGGATCGCGCTCTCGTTCCTGCAGCGCGGGCAGGACCGCGTGGGGATGACCTGGATCGGCGACGGGTCGACCAAGCACGCCGGGATCCACGAGGCGCTGAACTTCGCGGGGGTCAAGCGGCTCCCGGTGATCTTCATCATCCAGAACAACCAGGTGGCGCTGGGAACGCGGGTGGCCGTGCATTCGGCCGGCGCCTTCGACGACTGGCCGGCCATGTACGGCCTGGCCGGCGGGCGCTTCGACGGCAACCACGTGCTGGACGCGTACGGCGCCGCGCGCGTGGCCGCCGACCGCGCCCGCGCCGGCGAGGGCGCCACGCTGCTGGTGACCGACACCTTCCGCATGGGCGGCCACGCCACGCACGACGAGCGCGAGGCGCGCAGCCTGTTCTCCGCCGACACCTTCCGCGAGTGGGGGAAGCGCGACCCGGTGGGGATGTACGAGGCATGGCTCGAGGGCGAGGGCATTGCCCGCGACGTGCTGGAGCGCATCGAGGCCGAGGTCACCGCCGAGGTCGACGCCGCCGCCGAGGAGGCGCTGAAGAGCCGCGACGCGGCGATGCCGGCGGGCGAAAGCGCCGAGCTGGGCGTCTACGCCGCGGCGTGA
- a CDS encoding PPK2 family polyphosphate kinase has protein sequence MKLKAVKQRERVRLRDEDAARPAGLPDDDELEQRLAKLAERLSTYQTALYAEAKRSLLVVFQARDAGGKDGAIKRVFGPLNPQGSYVASFKAPSEDELAHDYLWRVHHFVPQKGYIGIFNRSHYEDVLVPRVEELVPPKVWKKRYRQINDFERMLAENGVTILKFFLHVSRDEQKERLLARLDDPTKNWKFRAGDLAARAKWREYSRAYRDLISRCSTPWAPWFVVPSDDKRVRDYLVARTVVRMLRKMDPQFPKADPEVLSWRDKIE, from the coding sequence ATGAAGCTGAAGGCGGTGAAGCAGCGCGAGCGCGTGCGGCTGCGCGACGAGGATGCCGCGCGCCCCGCCGGGCTGCCCGACGACGACGAGCTGGAGCAGCGGCTGGCCAAGCTCGCCGAGCGCCTGTCCACCTACCAGACCGCACTCTACGCCGAGGCCAAACGCTCGCTCCTGGTCGTCTTCCAGGCGCGCGACGCGGGCGGCAAGGACGGGGCGATCAAGCGCGTGTTCGGCCCGCTGAACCCGCAGGGCTCGTACGTGGCCAGCTTCAAGGCGCCCAGCGAGGACGAGCTGGCGCACGACTACCTCTGGCGCGTGCACCACTTCGTTCCGCAGAAGGGGTACATCGGCATCTTCAACCGCTCGCACTACGAGGACGTGCTGGTGCCGCGGGTGGAGGAGCTGGTGCCGCCGAAAGTGTGGAAGAAGCGCTACCGGCAGATCAACGACTTCGAGCGGATGCTGGCCGAGAACGGCGTCACCATCCTCAAGTTCTTCCTGCACGTCTCGCGGGACGAGCAGAAGGAGCGGCTGCTGGCGCGGCTGGACGATCCCACCAAGAACTGGAAGTTCCGCGCGGGCGACCTGGCCGCGCGCGCCAAGTGGCGCGAGTACAGCCGCGCCTACCGCGACCTGATCTCGCGGTGCAGCACGCCGTGGGCGCCGTGGTTCGTCGTCCCCTCCGACGACAAGCGCGTGCGCGACTACCTGGTCGCGCGCACCGTCGTCCGCATGCTGCGGAAGATGGATCCCCAGTTCCCCAAGGCCGATCCCGAAGTCCTCTCCTGGCGCGACAAGATCGAGTAG
- a CDS encoding phosphatase PAP2 family protein yields MTMTRRWMAALAGAMLAAAPAGGQTLNAPDTAAQRSPHLFRHRDLLIAGGFVAGAVVMSPLDRALARSLQDSSVQTNRVLSKSANGVRLLGAPGSLIISGGLYAAGRAFGRPHLADTGLHTFESVMMAEAITTLTKGVVGRSRPYASPRDPFDYGFGRGFHGDKHQSMPSGHTSAAFAAAAAGASEIGHWWPRHRTLAAVGLYSAASLVGISRMYNNKHWASDVVVGAGIGAFSGWKVVGYTHAHPNNPVDRLLLGARVAPAGNGGMAIMWSAPTR; encoded by the coding sequence ATGACGATGACGCGACGGTGGATGGCGGCGCTCGCGGGCGCCATGCTGGCGGCGGCTCCGGCGGGCGGGCAGACGCTGAACGCGCCCGACACGGCGGCGCAGCGCAGCCCGCACCTGTTCCGGCACCGCGACCTGCTGATCGCGGGCGGGTTCGTGGCCGGCGCGGTGGTGATGTCGCCGCTGGACCGTGCGCTCGCGCGCTCGCTGCAGGACTCGTCGGTGCAGACCAACCGGGTGCTGTCGAAGAGCGCCAACGGCGTGCGGCTGCTGGGCGCGCCGGGCTCGCTCATCATCTCGGGCGGGCTGTACGCGGCGGGGCGCGCGTTCGGGCGGCCGCACCTGGCCGACACGGGGCTGCACACCTTCGAGTCCGTCATGATGGCCGAGGCCATCACCACGCTGACCAAGGGCGTCGTGGGGCGCTCGCGGCCGTACGCAAGCCCGCGCGACCCATTCGACTACGGCTTCGGGCGCGGCTTCCACGGCGACAAGCACCAGTCCATGCCCAGCGGCCACACCAGCGCCGCCTTCGCGGCCGCGGCGGCGGGCGCGAGCGAGATCGGGCACTGGTGGCCGCGGCACCGCACGCTGGCCGCGGTGGGGCTGTACTCGGCGGCCAGCCTGGTCGGCATCAGCCGGATGTACAACAACAAGCACTGGGCGAGCGACGTGGTGGTGGGCGCGGGGATCGGCGCGTTCAGCGGCTGGAAGGTCGTGGGCTACACGCACGCGCATCCCAACAACCCCGTCGACCGCCTCCTCCTCGGCGCCCGCGTGGCCCCCGCGGGGAACGGCGGAATGGCGATCATGTGGTCGGCGCCGACGCGGTGA
- a CDS encoding long-chain fatty acid--CoA ligase has product MPRTATALKTRSPLVPLAAVERDTILKLFLDAVDRYRRPDALQYKAGGQWHPISHQELESRVAAFAAGLGEAGIGPGARVAILSENRPEWVVADYAVLGIHGIDVPLYPTLPAHQVEYILRDSGAAAVCVSNAAQLAKIQEIRHALPDLKLVVCFEGRCGEDRVLGFDDVVANGKRAIAGGRAGDFRQGARAVTRDDVATLIYTSGTTGAPKGVMLTHWNLCSNVAACRQHEVLDPQPGDVALSFLPLSHVFERMVDYWYFDSGIGIAYAESMDKVADNLMEVRPTVAVSVPRLFEKIYTKVTGVTGVKKAIVGWARRTGEAVVDARMAGREPGAVTAMQYRLADRLVFSKLRERTGGRLRTFISGGAPLAPGIARFFWAAGLPVYEGYGLTETSPVIAVNKPAKWRLGTVGPIVPGVEAAISDEGEILTRGPHVMKGYWNNPDATAELIDEDGWFHTGDIGELEDGFLRITDRLKNIIVTAGGKNVAPAPIENLAAMSPYVAQVVMIGDRRAFPSLLVVPDYEQLDAWAKGQAMETADREALARQPKVQELFERETLGRLTGFARYEVPKKVLVIPEEFTIDNGLLTPKLSIKRHLVEKKYADDIDRLYTGHSPD; this is encoded by the coding sequence ATGCCCAGGACCGCCACCGCGCTCAAAACTCGCAGCCCGCTCGTTCCGCTCGCGGCCGTGGAGCGCGACACCATCCTCAAGCTCTTCCTGGACGCGGTGGACCGGTACAGGCGGCCGGACGCGCTGCAGTACAAGGCGGGCGGCCAGTGGCACCCCATCTCCCACCAGGAGCTGGAGTCGCGCGTGGCGGCGTTCGCGGCGGGGCTGGGCGAGGCGGGGATCGGGCCGGGGGCGCGCGTGGCCATCCTCTCCGAGAACCGCCCCGAGTGGGTGGTGGCCGACTACGCGGTGCTCGGCATCCACGGCATCGACGTGCCGCTGTACCCCACCCTTCCCGCGCATCAGGTGGAGTACATCCTGCGCGACTCGGGCGCGGCGGCGGTGTGCGTCTCCAACGCCGCGCAGCTGGCCAAGATCCAGGAGATCCGCCACGCGCTCCCCGACCTGAAGCTGGTCGTCTGCTTCGAGGGGCGGTGCGGGGAAGACCGGGTGCTCGGCTTCGATGACGTGGTCGCGAACGGGAAGCGGGCCATCGCCGGGGGGCGCGCGGGCGACTTCCGGCAGGGCGCGCGGGCCGTCACCCGCGACGACGTGGCGACGCTCATCTACACCTCGGGGACCACCGGCGCGCCCAAGGGGGTGATGCTCACGCACTGGAACCTGTGCTCCAACGTGGCCGCCTGCCGCCAGCACGAGGTGCTCGATCCGCAGCCGGGCGACGTGGCGCTCTCGTTCCTCCCGCTGTCGCACGTGTTCGAGCGGATGGTGGACTACTGGTACTTCGATTCGGGGATCGGCATCGCCTACGCCGAATCGATGGACAAGGTGGCCGACAACCTGATGGAGGTGCGCCCCACCGTGGCCGTCTCCGTCCCCCGCCTCTTCGAGAAGATCTACACGAAGGTGACCGGGGTGACGGGGGTGAAGAAGGCGATCGTGGGGTGGGCGCGGCGCACCGGCGAGGCGGTGGTGGACGCGCGGATGGCCGGCCGCGAGCCCGGCGCCGTGACGGCGATGCAGTACCGGCTGGCGGACCGGCTGGTGTTCTCGAAGCTGCGGGAGCGCACGGGCGGGCGGCTGCGCACCTTCATCTCCGGCGGCGCGCCGCTGGCGCCGGGGATCGCGCGCTTCTTCTGGGCCGCCGGCCTCCCCGTCTACGAGGGGTACGGGCTGACGGAAACCTCGCCCGTGATCGCGGTGAACAAGCCGGCGAAGTGGCGGCTGGGGACGGTGGGCCCCATCGTCCCCGGCGTGGAGGCGGCGATCAGCGACGAGGGCGAGATCCTGACCCGCGGCCCGCACGTGATGAAGGGGTACTGGAACAACCCCGACGCCACGGCCGAGCTGATTGACGAGGACGGCTGGTTCCACACCGGCGACATCGGCGAGCTGGAGGACGGCTTCCTGCGCATCACCGACCGGCTGAAGAACATCATCGTGACCGCCGGCGGAAAGAACGTGGCCCCCGCGCCCATCGAGAACCTGGCGGCGATGTCGCCCTACGTGGCGCAGGTGGTGATGATCGGCGACCGGCGCGCCTTCCCCAGCCTGCTCGTGGTTCCCGACTACGAGCAGCTGGACGCCTGGGCGAAGGGGCAGGCGATGGAGACGGCGGACCGCGAGGCGCTGGCCCGCCAGCCGAAGGTGCAGGAGTTGTTCGAGCGCGAGACGCTGGGGCGGCTGACCGGCTTCGCGCGCTACGAGGTGCCCAAGAAGGTGCTGGTGATCCCCGAGGAGTTCACCATCGACAACGGCCTGCTGACGCCCAAGCTCAGCATCAAGCGCCACCTGGTCGAGAAGAAGTACGCCGACGACATCGACCGTCTCTACACCGGCCACTCGCCGGACTGA
- a CDS encoding BrxA/BrxB family bacilliredoxin translates to MMPYDERFITPMRQELTRLGVQELKTAEEVDQELADAKEPTLLVVNSMCGCAARNARPGIAMALEAAQKKPPKMTTVFAGQDLEATARAREYIHGYPPSSPSIALLKDGDVAYMMERHQIEGRTADAIARDLVTAFEQYC, encoded by the coding sequence ATGATGCCTTACGACGAGCGGTTCATCACGCCCATGCGCCAGGAGCTTACGCGCCTTGGCGTGCAGGAGCTGAAGACGGCCGAGGAAGTGGACCAGGAGCTGGCCGATGCGAAGGAGCCCACGCTGCTGGTGGTGAACAGCATGTGCGGCTGCGCGGCCCGCAACGCGCGCCCCGGCATTGCCATGGCGCTGGAGGCGGCGCAGAAGAAGCCGCCGAAGATGACCACCGTGTTCGCCGGGCAGGACCTGGAGGCCACCGCCCGCGCCCGTGAGTACATCCACGGCTATCCGCCCTCGTCGCCGTCGATCGCGCTGCTGAAGGACGGCGACGTGGCCTACATGATGGAGCGCCACCAGATCGAAGGACGCACGGCAGACGCCATCGCCCGCGACCTCGTCACCGCCTTCGAGCAGTACTGCTGA
- a CDS encoding cob(I)yrinic acid a,c-diamide adenosyltransferase: MKIYTKTGDRGETGLFGGGRVPKDHVRVDAYGEVDELNSTLGLVVLHLEAAGEGEMAAGLRQVQADLFTLGANLATPAPEDGGRENAFIPPLDAARIEALERWIDAADAELEPLASFILPGGAPAGAALHLARTVCRRAERRVVALSHEATVGADEIRYLNRLSDLLFTLARLANRRYGVADTAWVPNPR; this comes from the coding sequence ATGAAGATCTACACGAAGACTGGCGACCGCGGCGAGACGGGATTGTTCGGCGGCGGGCGCGTGCCCAAGGACCACGTGCGCGTGGACGCCTACGGCGAGGTCGACGAGCTGAACTCCACGCTCGGCCTGGTCGTGCTGCACCTGGAGGCGGCGGGGGAGGGGGAGATGGCGGCGGGGCTGCGGCAGGTGCAGGCGGACCTGTTCACCCTCGGCGCGAACCTGGCCACCCCCGCGCCGGAGGACGGCGGCCGCGAGAACGCCTTCATCCCGCCGCTGGACGCGGCGCGCATCGAGGCGCTGGAGCGCTGGATCGACGCGGCCGACGCGGAGCTGGAGCCGCTGGCCAGCTTCATCCTCCCCGGCGGGGCGCCGGCAGGCGCGGCGCTGCACCTGGCGCGCACCGTCTGCCGCCGCGCCGAGCGCCGCGTGGTCGCGCTCTCGCACGAGGCCACGGTGGGGGCGGACGAGATCAGGTATCTCAATCGCCTCTCCGATCTCCTCTTCACCCTCGCGCGCCTGGCCAACCGCCGCTACGGCGTGGCCGACACGGCGTGGGTGCCCAACCCGCGGTGA
- a CDS encoding LD-carboxypeptidase: MIRPPALKPGARVALVAPAGPLSEGAVERAVERLGGWGWEAVVGEHARGRHGYLSAPDGDRVADFNAALRDDAVDAVWCLRGGYGVMRILDAIDWHALARRPKPVIGFSDNTTLHLAIQRLGIVSFHGPHPATENLTAFSEDGLLRALTGTGPAGVLPFPDDTGLAETIAPGAAEGRLVGGNLALVAATVGTRFAVDADGAILFLEEVGEAAYRLDRLLTQLRLAGVLDRVAGVALGGFTEVTPNGDDQPEAIDVLCDRLGDLGIPVAYGFPFGHVEDNWTLPEGVRARLDADAGTLELLEAGVD, from the coding sequence GTGATCCGGCCGCCCGCGCTGAAGCCAGGCGCCCGCGTCGCGCTCGTCGCCCCCGCCGGTCCGCTGAGCGAGGGCGCGGTGGAGCGGGCGGTCGAACGGCTGGGGGGATGGGGATGGGAGGCCGTGGTGGGCGAGCACGCGCGCGGCCGCCACGGCTACCTTTCCGCGCCCGATGGCGATCGTGTGGCGGACTTCAACGCGGCGCTCCGCGACGATGCGGTGGACGCGGTCTGGTGCCTGCGCGGCGGCTACGGCGTGATGCGCATTCTGGACGCCATCGACTGGCACGCGCTGGCCCGCCGCCCGAAGCCGGTGATCGGCTTCAGCGACAACACCACGCTCCACCTGGCCATCCAGCGCCTGGGGATCGTCTCCTTCCACGGTCCCCATCCCGCGACGGAAAACCTGACCGCGTTCTCGGAAGATGGGCTGCTCCGCGCGCTCACCGGCACCGGGCCCGCGGGCGTTCTCCCGTTCCCGGACGATACCGGCCTCGCGGAGACGATCGCCCCCGGTGCGGCGGAGGGCCGGCTCGTCGGCGGCAACCTCGCGCTCGTCGCCGCGACGGTGGGGACGCGGTTCGCGGTCGACGCGGACGGCGCGATCCTCTTCCTCGAGGAGGTCGGCGAGGCCGCGTACCGGCTGGACCGCCTGCTGACGCAGTTGCGGCTGGCGGGCGTGCTGGACAGGGTTGCCGGTGTCGCGCTCGGCGGCTTCACCGAGGTCACACCCAACGGCGACGATCAGCCCGAAGCCATCGACGTCCTCTGTGATCGCCTGGGCGATCTGGGAATCCCCGTCGCGTACGGCTTTCCCTTCGGCCACGTCGAGGACAACTGGACGCTCCCCGAGGGCGTTCGGGCGAGGCTGGATGCGGATGCGGGGACGCTGGAGCTGCTGGAGGCGGGGGTGGATTGA